The Paenibacillus uliginis N3/975 genome has a window encoding:
- the gyrA gene encoding DNA gyrase subunit A — MSLSEQFLPAFLEEIVGDRFGRYSKYIIQDRAIPDVRDGLKPVQRRILYAMYDSGNTPDKPYRKSAKTVGDVMGNYHPHGDSSIYEGMVRMAQPWKMGHVLVDGHGNWGSQDDDPAAAMRYTEARLSPISMELLRDIEKRTVLFKDNFDNTAKEPVVLPSRYPNLLVNGTSGISAGFATEIPPHNLREVIDACIAVMQKPDIELNEIMTFIKGPDFPTGGIIMGGSGIQDAYQTGKGRVYLRSKTEIESLRGGKQQIVITEIPYQVVKARLVTAMENIRLEKKVDGIAEVRDESGREGLRIVVELKKDADANGILAYLFKKTDLQITYNFNMVAIVNKTPQQLGLKAIIEAYIAHQREVVTFRTQYELERAEDRAHVLEGLVKALNILDEVIAAIKASKNRQDAQNNLQWMFGFTERQADSILTLQLYRLTNLEIHSLQKELDDLMKKIEGLRAILDNDKKLISVIRKELMEIRDKYGIDRRSLIQEEVEEIKVNLEVMVAAEDVLVTLSNDGYIKRTSMLSFTRSGGEPDSSGVKEGDYVTRLLEVSTLDNLLIFTQRGQYFLLPVHQIPEYKWKDAGTAIVNVIQLPKEDEIVSVIPVSSFEEEGKTLVFVTRNGQVKRTELKDYATKRAGAVAAMKVSGDDSVLTVELSDGSKDIMLISKEGMSIRFREQEVNAMGRVSGGVRGIQLRDGDEVMAALWVIEDEGEILTITDLGYGKRTLLLDYPTQSRGGKGIVTFEFKEGKRVKPNGSRIAGAFYCREPLHIIAYSQEGTAIAFDSEKAPINERKSIGKLLADVGKKGEITDIILSPELKQTSTE; from the coding sequence ATGAGTTTATCAGAACAATTTTTGCCGGCTTTTCTGGAAGAGATTGTGGGTGACCGTTTCGGCCGGTACTCTAAATATATTATTCAGGATCGTGCGATACCGGATGTCCGTGACGGCTTGAAGCCGGTTCAGCGGCGTATACTTTACGCCATGTATGATTCCGGCAATACGCCGGACAAGCCATATCGAAAGTCCGCTAAAACCGTCGGGGATGTTATGGGTAATTATCATCCTCACGGTGACTCGTCCATCTATGAGGGTATGGTCCGTATGGCGCAGCCATGGAAAATGGGACATGTTCTCGTGGATGGACACGGCAACTGGGGTTCTCAGGATGATGACCCTGCCGCAGCGATGCGTTATACTGAAGCGCGTCTGTCACCCATTTCGATGGAATTGCTGCGGGATATCGAGAAACGAACCGTATTGTTTAAGGATAACTTTGACAATACGGCGAAGGAACCGGTTGTTCTTCCTTCACGATATCCGAATCTGCTTGTTAACGGAACGAGCGGGATATCAGCTGGTTTTGCAACGGAAATTCCACCTCATAATTTACGTGAAGTGATTGACGCTTGTATTGCAGTCATGCAAAAGCCGGACATCGAGCTAAATGAAATTATGACCTTTATTAAAGGCCCTGATTTTCCGACAGGCGGCATCATTATGGGCGGAAGCGGAATTCAGGACGCTTACCAAACAGGTAAAGGCCGTGTTTACCTGCGTTCAAAGACCGAGATCGAGTCATTGCGGGGCGGTAAGCAGCAGATCGTTATTACCGAAATTCCTTACCAGGTTGTTAAAGCCCGTCTTGTAACAGCTATGGAGAACATTCGCCTTGAGAAAAAGGTGGACGGCATCGCCGAGGTAAGGGACGAAAGTGGACGTGAGGGTCTACGAATCGTTGTGGAGCTGAAAAAGGATGCGGATGCCAACGGTATACTCGCTTATCTGTTCAAAAAAACAGATCTGCAAATCACATATAACTTTAACATGGTTGCTATTGTAAACAAGACACCTCAGCAGCTTGGACTAAAGGCCATTATAGAGGCTTATATCGCTCATCAGCGCGAAGTTGTCACCTTCCGGACCCAATATGAGCTGGAACGTGCGGAAGACCGTGCTCATGTGCTGGAAGGGCTCGTGAAGGCTCTCAACATTTTGGACGAGGTCATTGCGGCGATCAAGGCATCCAAAAACCGTCAGGATGCACAAAATAACTTGCAATGGATGTTTGGATTTACTGAACGCCAAGCAGATTCAATCCTTACACTCCAACTCTACCGGCTGACGAACCTCGAAATTCATTCACTCCAGAAGGAGTTGGATGACCTGATGAAGAAGATCGAGGGTCTGCGTGCCATTTTGGACAATGACAAGAAGCTGATCTCCGTCATCCGTAAAGAGCTGATGGAAATCCGTGATAAGTACGGAATCGACCGTCGTTCACTGATTCAGGAAGAAGTGGAAGAAATCAAGGTGAATCTTGAGGTGATGGTTGCCGCTGAGGATGTACTGGTGACACTCTCCAATGACGGTTACATTAAGCGGACAAGCATGCTATCATTTACACGCTCAGGCGGTGAGCCTGATAGCTCGGGAGTCAAGGAAGGCGATTACGTAACCCGTCTGCTTGAGGTTAGTACCCTTGATAACCTGCTGATCTTCACGCAGAGGGGACAATACTTCCTGCTGCCGGTTCACCAAATTCCGGAATACAAATGGAAGGACGCCGGTACTGCGATTGTGAATGTCATTCAGCTTCCGAAAGAAGATGAGATCGTCTCAGTCATTCCGGTATCCAGCTTCGAAGAGGAAGGGAAGACTCTCGTATTTGTCACCCGGAACGGTCAAGTGAAGCGGACGGAGTTGAAGGATTACGCCACCAAACGGGCAGGGGCTGTAGCGGCCATGAAGGTATCCGGTGATGACAGTGTACTTACGGTAGAGTTAAGCGATGGCAGTAAGGACATTATGTTAATCTCTAAAGAAGGCATGAGCATTCGCTTCCGTGAGCAAGAGGTTAATGCGATGGGCCGCGTTTCCGGCGGTGTAAGAGGCATTCAGCTTCGTGATGGAGATGAAGTGATGGCCGCTCTGTGGGTCATAGAGGATGAAGGTGAGATCCTGACCATAACCGATCTTGGATACGGAAAACGTACCTTGCTACTCGACTACCCGACCCAAAGCAGAGGTGGAAAAGGAATCGTCACATTTGAATTTAAGGAAGGCAAGCGGGTAAAACCGAACGGAAGCCGCATAGCCGGTGCTTTCTATTGTCGGGAACCGCTGCATATTATTGCATATAGCCAAGAAGGGACTGCCATTGCCTTCGATTCAGAGAAAGCTCCGATTAACGAACGTAAATCGATTGGGAAGCTGCTTGCCGACGTGGGCAAAAAAGGTGAAATCACAGATATCATTCTGTCACCAGAACTGAAGCAAACTTCGACGGAATAA
- the parE gene encoding DNA topoisomerase IV subunit B, translated as MVEQIDRFAESSQNGPDGRSGYDADDIQVLEGLVAVRKRPGMYIGSTSSSGLHHLVWEIVDNAVDEHLAKYCSRIDITLHKDSSITVYDNGRGIPTGMHKTGIPTPQVVFTILHAGGKFGGSGYKKSGGLHGVGASVTNALSEWLEVEIYRDGKIHRQRFEYWQDKKGIEHVGEPVSGLEIIGNTNKTGTKVTFKPDARVFPSGIQLNYDTLAERLQEIAFLNSGLRIALKDERSGNNDEFFYEGGASQFVEFLNEGKDVLHEVIHFYAEKEEVEVEIALQYNAGYTETLASFVNSIPTRGGGTHETGFKTAYTRVMNDYARKNNLLKEKDKNLEGNDLREGMMAVISVKMSEVEFVGQTKDQLGSASARSTVDSIVTEKMQIFLEENPQIAQTLLRKAIQASKAREAARKARDEMRTGKKRSESSNLGGKLTPAQSKDFTRTELFIVEGDSAGGSAKQGRDSKLQAILPLKGKPLNPEKSKLADILKNDEYRAIVAAIGAGIGTEFTASDSNYSKIIIMTDADTDGAHIQVLLLTFFYRYMKPLIDAGRVYIAQPPLYKISSKSGKLQTVRYAWSEEQLANYLKEFKTYELQRYKGLGEMNPDQLWETTMNPESRTLLQVQIEDAAKAERRVSTLMGDKVDPRKRWIVENVNFAEFEE; from the coding sequence ATGGTCGAACAGATCGATAGGTTTGCAGAGTCATCACAGAACGGCCCAGATGGCCGCTCGGGATACGATGCTGACGACATTCAAGTGCTCGAGGGCCTTGTTGCGGTACGCAAACGGCCAGGCATGTACATAGGCAGCACAAGCTCGTCAGGTCTGCATCATCTGGTGTGGGAAATCGTAGATAATGCGGTCGATGAGCATCTTGCGAAGTACTGCTCGAGAATAGACATCACTTTACACAAAGACAGTTCCATTACAGTATATGACAACGGTCGGGGGATCCCTACAGGGATGCATAAGACGGGTATTCCGACACCACAGGTCGTGTTCACGATTTTGCATGCCGGCGGTAAATTCGGCGGATCGGGATACAAAAAATCCGGTGGTCTTCACGGCGTCGGTGCTTCCGTAACGAACGCGCTGTCTGAATGGCTTGAGGTGGAAATATACCGTGATGGTAAAATTCACCGTCAGCGTTTTGAATATTGGCAGGATAAAAAAGGTATTGAGCATGTTGGCGAGCCAGTAAGTGGGCTTGAAATCATAGGCAATACGAACAAGACAGGTACGAAGGTAACGTTTAAACCGGACGCTCGCGTCTTCCCTTCAGGAATTCAATTGAATTATGACACGCTGGCAGAGCGGCTTCAGGAAATTGCATTTCTGAACTCGGGCCTGCGGATCGCGCTGAAGGATGAGCGCAGCGGCAACAACGATGAATTCTTCTATGAGGGCGGAGCCAGCCAATTCGTTGAATTTTTGAACGAAGGTAAAGACGTCCTGCATGAAGTGATTCATTTTTATGCGGAAAAGGAAGAAGTTGAAGTAGAGATTGCCCTGCAGTATAACGCAGGATATACCGAAACGTTGGCTTCGTTCGTAAACTCGATTCCGACACGCGGAGGCGGTACGCACGAAACAGGCTTCAAGACGGCCTATACTCGTGTCATGAACGATTATGCCCGTAAGAACAACCTCCTGAAGGAAAAAGATAAGAATCTGGAAGGTAATGATCTTCGTGAAGGCATGATGGCTGTCATCAGCGTTAAGATGTCCGAGGTGGAGTTTGTCGGTCAGACTAAGGACCAACTCGGCAGTGCTTCGGCTCGTAGCACAGTAGACAGTATCGTTACCGAGAAAATGCAAATTTTTCTGGAGGAGAACCCGCAGATTGCGCAGACTCTCCTTAGGAAAGCGATTCAAGCTTCTAAAGCCCGTGAGGCAGCTCGTAAAGCCCGGGATGAAATGCGAACCGGCAAAAAGCGTAGCGAAAGCTCCAACCTGGGAGGAAAGCTGACACCTGCCCAATCGAAGGATTTCACCCGTACCGAGTTGTTCATTGTGGAAGGTGATTCCGCTGGCGGTTCGGCGAAGCAGGGACGTGACTCCAAGCTGCAGGCGATTTTGCCGCTGAAGGGAAAACCGCTGAATCCGGAGAAATCCAAACTTGCGGATATATTGAAAAATGATGAATACCGTGCAATTGTAGCTGCAATCGGTGCCGGAATTGGTACTGAGTTTACGGCTTCAGACAGCAATTATTCAAAAATTATTATCATGACCGATGCGGATACTGATGGAGCGCATATTCAAGTGCTGCTTCTTACGTTCTTCTACCGGTACATGAAGCCTTTGATAGATGCCGGCCGTGTCTACATCGCGCAGCCGCCGCTTTACAAAATTTCAAGTAAGTCAGGCAAGCTGCAGACAGTGAGATATGCCTGGAGTGAAGAGCAGCTGGCGAATTACTTGAAAGAGTTCAAAACGTATGAATTGCAGCGCTATAAAGGTCTTGGTGAAATGAACCCTGATCAATTATGGGAAACGACGATGAATCCGGAATCCCGGACGCTGTTGCAGGTTCAGATTGAAGATGCTGCGAAAGCGGAACGGCGGGTATCGACACTGATGGGGGATAAGGTTGATCCCCGGAAGCGCTGGATCGTTGAAAATGTCAACTTTGCAGAGTTTGAGGAATAG
- a CDS encoding ABC transporter permease: MSNILPLVKNETIKIVKKKRFYVVLLVLLVLVPMFTYAQMKSAERSQGKFNGDWRLELQQRITDNENSLGSDRVPEEWKRYRQIFIQQMQYYLEHDINPNEPNAVNFTREFMNNAVSLFIPLLIMAIASDIVSGERTTGTIKMLLTRPVKRWKVLLSKLIALVMFVSLIVMATFIIAYLISGLAFGYKGFELPVFTGFKIIGSDVDMSAVHAVPQWKYLLMQGGLIWFVSLAVAMLAFMVSVLVRSTAASIVVMMAALIAGTILTNMASAWNSAKYLFMVNLKLTDYLAGNLPPIEGMTLNFSLAVLAIWAGVAVIISFTVFTKRDILN; the protein is encoded by the coding sequence TTGAGTAACATACTGCCGCTTGTGAAGAACGAAACGATTAAAATCGTTAAAAAGAAACGTTTCTACGTGGTTTTGTTAGTCCTGCTTGTTCTGGTGCCGATGTTTACATACGCGCAGATGAAGTCAGCAGAACGCAGTCAGGGTAAATTTAACGGAGACTGGCGTCTAGAGCTGCAGCAGCGGATTACGGATAACGAGAACTCTCTGGGGAGCGACAGGGTGCCGGAAGAGTGGAAGAGGTATCGACAAATATTTATTCAGCAGATGCAATATTATTTGGAGCATGATATCAATCCGAATGAGCCGAACGCTGTTAATTTTACCCGGGAATTTATGAACAACGCTGTGTCTTTGTTTATCCCGCTGCTTATTATGGCTATAGCTTCCGATATTGTGTCAGGGGAACGGACAACCGGTACGATCAAAATGCTGCTGACCCGCCCTGTGAAGAGGTGGAAAGTGCTGCTCAGCAAGCTGATTGCCTTGGTTATGTTCGTCTCGCTGATCGTTATGGCGACATTTATAATCGCTTACTTGATATCCGGCCTTGCTTTCGGTTATAAAGGATTTGAGCTGCCGGTGTTTACCGGGTTCAAAATTATCGGCTCAGACGTCGATATGTCAGCTGTTCATGCAGTTCCCCAGTGGAAATATTTACTTATGCAGGGAGGACTGATATGGTTTGTCAGTCTGGCTGTGGCGATGCTGGCATTCATGGTGTCCGTGCTTGTTCGCAGTACAGCGGCGAGTATTGTCGTCATGATGGCGGCGTTGATTGCAGGTACGATATTAACCAATATGGCATCCGCTTGGAATAGCGCCAAATATTTATTTATGGTTAATCTGAAGCTCACAGATTATTTAGCAGGAAATTTGCCTCCGATTGAAGGAATGACACTTAATTTTTCCCTTGCCGTTCTAGCGATTTGGGCTGGTGTAGCTGTGATCATTTCATTCACCGTCTTTACGAAACGGGACATTTTGAATTAA
- a CDS encoding ABC transporter ATP-binding protein, which yields MVTDQQQDIVLSVQHVKKKIGRKWIIQDVTFNVRAGEIFGFLGPNGAGKTTTIRMLVDLIKPTEGIIKVCGFDVNRQQEQALRYIGSIVENPEVYTYLTGWENLEHFARMQPGIDEDRIREVVDIVRMDKRIHDKVRTYSLGMRQRLGIAQALLGRPKLLILDEPTNGLDPKGIKEMREFIQRLAGEGLAVFVSSHLLSEIQLLCDRVAIISRGRVLAVGGVEELISGSTGYVVWDLHPADAGDSVLRKLQRCEVMDNPEVLLDDSILAGMPQGAVVTRIQEEDTASAVKQLVSAGVEVRGVSRINPTLEQLFLQMTEGESIE from the coding sequence ATGGTCACAGATCAACAGCAGGACATTGTACTGTCAGTACAGCATGTGAAAAAGAAAATCGGACGAAAATGGATTATTCAGGACGTCACCTTTAATGTCAGGGCGGGAGAGATTTTCGGCTTTCTCGGACCGAACGGCGCGGGTAAGACAACGACAATTCGCATGCTGGTCGATCTCATAAAGCCTACAGAGGGAATCATCAAAGTGTGTGGCTTTGATGTGAACCGGCAGCAAGAGCAGGCGCTTCGCTATATCGGCTCTATTGTTGAGAATCCTGAGGTCTACACCTATTTAACCGGATGGGAAAATCTCGAACATTTCGCTCGTATGCAGCCGGGCATTGATGAGGATCGTATCCGCGAAGTTGTTGATATTGTCCGGATGGACAAACGGATACATGATAAGGTCCGTACATATTCGCTCGGTATGCGCCAGCGGCTTGGTATCGCACAGGCACTCTTGGGCAGACCGAAGCTCCTGATTCTGGACGAGCCGACGAACGGTCTGGACCCGAAAGGAATCAAGGAGATGCGGGAGTTTATTCAGAGGCTTGCCGGGGAAGGCTTGGCAGTATTCGTATCCAGTCATCTACTCAGTGAGATCCAGCTATTGTGCGACCGGGTGGCGATCATAAGCCGGGGTAGAGTTTTAGCGGTCGGCGGCGTAGAGGAACTTATTTCAGGCAGCACGGGATATGTGGTGTGGGATTTGCATCCTGCAGATGCGGGTGATTCGGTTCTTCGGAAGCTGCAGCGCTGTGAAGTGATGGATAACCCGGAGGTATTGCTGGATGATTCAATACTCGCTGGAATGCCGCAGGGCGCGGTGGTTACCCGCATTCAAGAAGAAGACACGGCTTCTGCAGTAAAGCAGCTGGTTTCAGCAGGAGTGGAAGTCCGGGGCGTTAGTCGCATTAATCCAACACTGGAACAGCTATTCCTTCAGATGACGGAAGGTGAGAGCATTGAGTAA
- a CDS encoding GDSL-type esterase/lipase family protein has translation MNSSKWIWRITASVSVIVTIVLLVGFIYAIQDINSPQAAPSSATPSAPAQNEGDTVVNTPESAPEKDAEARVLPPLPEQLKVTAIGDSLAKGTGDNTGSGFVRRSIQLLNDNGRQSELLNNLAINGLTTEALLPKLEEKGIQYALQQADLILLSIGGNDLFKGSGLLENAQAGEVELDPKQFMEAVPQATERLKQILEQIRVINPEARVVYIGLYHPFEDLKELLLPGNIAVSTWNHAAQQVVNRDPNMMMVPTFDLFQGKLDVYLSSDHFHPNGNGYQAIAERIAQGIL, from the coding sequence TTGAATTCTTCAAAATGGATATGGCGGATTACCGCATCGGTCTCCGTCATTGTTACTATTGTTCTTCTTGTTGGTTTTATTTATGCCATTCAAGATATTAATTCGCCTCAGGCGGCTCCGTCTTCCGCTACACCATCGGCTCCCGCTCAGAATGAGGGTGATACAGTTGTGAATACGCCCGAATCGGCACCAGAAAAGGACGCTGAAGCCAGAGTGCTTCCTCCTTTACCGGAACAATTAAAGGTCACTGCCATTGGAGATTCCCTGGCGAAAGGTACGGGTGACAATACGGGAAGTGGTTTTGTGCGTCGAAGCATTCAATTACTGAATGACAACGGACGCCAAAGTGAACTTCTTAACAATCTTGCTATTAACGGCTTGACCACAGAGGCACTTTTGCCGAAGTTGGAAGAAAAGGGCATACAATATGCGCTGCAGCAGGCAGACCTCATCCTTCTGTCTATTGGAGGTAATGACTTATTTAAGGGAAGCGGTCTGTTGGAGAACGCTCAGGCTGGCGAGGTCGAATTGGATCCGAAGCAGTTCATGGAGGCGGTGCCCCAGGCAACGGAACGCTTGAAACAAATTTTAGAGCAGATCCGGGTGATTAATCCAGAGGCGAGAGTTGTTTATATTGGTCTCTATCATCCTTTTGAAGACCTAAAGGAACTGCTTCTGCCTGGGAATATCGCTGTTTCAACTTGGAACCATGCGGCACAGCAAGTTGTGAATAGGGACCCTAATATGATGATGGTTCCGACTTTTGATCTATTTCAAGGAAAACTGGATGTTTATTTATCCTCTGATCATTTTCATCCGAACGGCAATGGCTATCAGGCGATTGCCGAACGGATTGCGCAAGGAATCCTCTAG
- a CDS encoding CAP domain-containing protein, whose translation MKKPMIKKIVSTGFVAVLSVGIMLPASASAATPTESAQSWQQKIQQLLESQGWGGNFNWGIQNPDSKPQTEKPSTPEVEKPSTPPVEKPSTSTPSTSKPAEPAQPSKPANTTDKSTFASQVVDLVNKERAKAGLKPLTVHDKLTGMAVDKAKDMNNNKYFDHTSPTYGSPFDMMKQYGISYGYAGENIAMGQRTPEEVMKSWMNSEGHRQNIMSPNFTMIGVGYYNGYWVQEFISQK comes from the coding sequence ATGAAAAAACCGATGATAAAAAAGATAGTTAGCACTGGTTTCGTAGCCGTTTTGTCCGTAGGTATTATGCTTCCTGCATCTGCGTCTGCAGCAACACCGACAGAAAGTGCACAGAGTTGGCAGCAAAAGATCCAACAACTCTTGGAAAGTCAAGGTTGGGGTGGCAATTTCAATTGGGGTATTCAAAATCCGGATAGCAAGCCGCAAACGGAGAAACCATCCACTCCTGAAGTGGAAAAGCCATCAACTCCACCCGTGGAAAAACCGTCAACTTCTACACCATCGACCAGCAAGCCTGCTGAGCCAGCACAGCCATCAAAGCCTGCTAATACAACCGATAAATCTACTTTTGCAAGCCAAGTAGTAGATCTTGTGAATAAAGAACGTGCAAAGGCTGGTCTAAAACCATTGACTGTTCATGACAAACTGACAGGTATGGCTGTAGACAAGGCTAAAGATATGAATAATAACAAATACTTTGATCATACTTCCCCAACCTATGGTTCACCATTTGATATGATGAAACAATATGGTATTTCTTACGGTTATGCTGGTGAGAATATCGCCATGGGTCAGCGTACGCCGGAGGAAGTGATGAAATCTTGGATGAACAGTGAAGGTCACCGTCAAAACATCATGTCTCCTAACTTTACGATGATCGGTGTCGGTTACTATAACGGTTACTGGGTACAGGAATTCATCAGTCAGAAATAA
- a CDS encoding GntR family transcriptional regulator, which produces MSLSRKDRPLYLQIKNILKDRILYGVYPLGTQIPSEPQLEKEFGVSKITVRGAIQELVQEGYLEKGSGKGTKVIRITSTSKLSKWKRFTEILVEEGHQIQKQWLRAEMEQTEAGTEPHRLFGESCLRLERVYLLDDVPYIYYTHYLTNTIGDLDLSDLNAQSLYGLLEDQNISLDKLRDEFDVAAPPEHIATMLQISTGKPLLKRSRYSYDEQGNVREYSIGYYNTELQNYVVNYEV; this is translated from the coding sequence GTGAGCTTATCCCGTAAAGATAGGCCCTTATATTTGCAAATCAAAAATATATTAAAGGATCGTATCCTATACGGCGTTTATCCGCTCGGAACCCAAATTCCTTCCGAACCTCAGTTGGAGAAGGAATTCGGTGTGAGCAAAATTACGGTCAGGGGTGCCATTCAAGAACTCGTTCAGGAAGGTTATTTGGAGAAGGGGAGTGGAAAAGGGACAAAAGTAATCCGTATTACGTCCACATCCAAACTATCCAAATGGAAACGATTCACAGAGATTTTGGTTGAAGAAGGACATCAGATTCAAAAACAATGGCTTCGTGCCGAAATGGAGCAGACCGAAGCGGGTACGGAGCCTCATCGTTTGTTTGGCGAGAGCTGCCTTAGGCTGGAGCGTGTGTATTTACTGGATGATGTTCCCTACATTTATTATACTCACTATTTGACAAATACGATCGGTGATTTGGATCTGTCGGATTTAAATGCTCAATCACTGTACGGCTTGTTGGAGGATCAGAACATCTCGCTGGATAAGCTGCGAGATGAGTTTGATGTGGCTGCTCCTCCGGAGCACATAGCGACGATGCTTCAGATCAGCACAGGAAAGCCGTTGTTGAAAAGATCGCGTTATTCCTATGATGAGCAGGGAAATGTGAGAGAATACAGTATTGGCTATTACAATACGGAGCTTCAAAACTATGTAGTAAATTACGAGGTTTAG
- a CDS encoding sugar kinase, which produces MPKRIAAFGEVMMRLQVPGYDLLSQSNILNYTFSGTGVNVVSALARFGHTGHLVSRLPGNSLGDAAAAYLRKLGIASSLIHRGGNYLGMYFLENGFGVRPSRVTYSNRLESSFNTAPAGEYDYDDIAAQIDAVHFCGISLAMNDGVRHHIKSLARAVKQRGGSVIFDCNYRPSLWGEDGYVKAKPHYEEMLHLSDIVIMNEKDAIYTLGMFSEKTDRTEQLMELIPAVAKQYQVQVIAGTHRSINNDNTHTLRGFLFKNECFSFSEQLTFSVYDRIGAGDAFASGIIHGEMEGFPPEKTVRFAAAASMLAHTVSGDTPMASEMEIVRAMTESVGDIER; this is translated from the coding sequence ATGCCTAAGAGAATTGCAGCTTTCGGAGAGGTTATGATGCGGCTCCAAGTGCCCGGATACGATCTGTTGTCACAGAGTAACATATTGAACTATACGTTCTCCGGCACTGGCGTAAACGTTGTTTCCGCTTTGGCGCGCTTTGGGCATACAGGGCACCTCGTTTCCCGTTTGCCCGGAAATTCGTTAGGGGACGCAGCAGCAGCATATTTAAGAAAATTGGGCATTGCCTCATCTTTAATTCATCGGGGCGGCAATTATTTGGGTATGTATTTTTTGGAGAACGGTTTTGGCGTTCGGCCGAGCCGAGTAACGTATAGTAACCGCTTGGAGAGCAGCTTTAATACAGCTCCGGCCGGAGAGTATGATTATGATGATATTGCAGCCCAGATTGATGCAGTACATTTCTGCGGAATCTCACTGGCGATGAATGATGGTGTCCGTCATCATATAAAGTCTCTGGCCCGAGCTGTAAAGCAGCGTGGCGGAAGTGTAATCTTTGATTGCAACTACCGCCCCTCCCTTTGGGGGGAGGATGGATATGTGAAGGCTAAACCGCATTATGAGGAAATGCTTCACCTCTCCGATATTGTAATCATGAATGAAAAAGACGCAATTTATACGCTTGGTATGTTTTCAGAGAAAACGGATCGTACAGAGCAGCTTATGGAGCTGATTCCTGCGGTTGCGAAGCAGTATCAGGTTCAAGTCATTGCAGGAACACACCGGTCCATCAACAACGATAATACGCATACACTGCGCGGATTTCTATTCAAGAATGAATGCTTCAGCTTTTCTGAGCAGCTTACGTTTTCCGTCTATGATAGAATAGGTGCTGGAGATGCCTTTGCGAGCGGAATTATTCATGGTGAGATGGAAGGATTCCCACCGGAAAAGACTGTACGGTTTGCAGCGGCAGCCAGCATGTTGGCGCACACTGTGTCTGGGGATACTCCTATGGCATCGGAAATGGAGATCGTCCGGGCAATGACCGAATCTGTAGGCGATATAGAAAGGTAG
- the dagF gene encoding 2-dehydro-3-deoxy-phosphogluconate aldolase: MSQISKRFYRDRVALNVLTKGVENAKDIFEAAEGYVLVGVLSKDYASVEEAVTAMKMYGKEIDDAVSIGLGGGDNRQAAMVAEIAKHYPGSHINQVFPAVGATRANLGDQDSWINSLVSPSGRPGFVNISTGPISSAQSEHAVVPIKSAIALVRDMGGNALKYFPMQGLSREDEFRAIAKACAEEGFALEPTGGIDKENFEPILRIALEAGVHKVIPHVYTSIMDSETGKTNIEDVRELVGIMKKLADDYA; this comes from the coding sequence ATGTCACAAATATCAAAGCGTTTTTATAGAGACCGTGTTGCATTGAATGTATTAACCAAAGGTGTTGAGAACGCTAAAGACATATTTGAAGCGGCAGAGGGATATGTACTGGTCGGCGTATTATCCAAAGATTACGCTTCTGTTGAAGAAGCCGTAACTGCAATGAAAATGTACGGAAAGGAAATAGATGATGCTGTATCCATCGGACTTGGCGGTGGCGACAATCGTCAGGCGGCAATGGTAGCTGAAATTGCTAAACATTATCCTGGCAGTCATATTAACCAGGTGTTTCCAGCTGTAGGAGCGACACGGGCCAACCTGGGTGATCAGGATAGCTGGATTAACAGCTTGGTGTCTCCTTCCGGACGACCTGGGTTTGTAAATATCTCGACGGGTCCGATTAGTTCCGCACAGAGCGAACATGCCGTGGTACCGATCAAGTCGGCGATAGCTCTTGTACGTGATATGGGCGGTAATGCATTGAAATACTTCCCAATGCAGGGATTAAGCCGTGAAGATGAATTCCGTGCTATCGCGAAAGCTTGTGCTGAAGAAGGATTTGCCTTGGAGCCTACCGGTGGTATTGATAAGGAAAATTTCGAACCTATCCTCCGAATTGCTCTGGAAGCCGGCGTGCATAAGGTCATTCCGCATGTGTATACTTCAATTATGGACTCGGAAACAGGTAAAACCAATATTGAAGATGTTCGTGAACTGGTTGGAATTATGAAAAAGTTGGCGGATGATTATGCCTAA